Proteins found in one Brachyspira murdochii DSM 12563 genomic segment:
- a CDS encoding sodium-dependent transporter produces MSHHHRGQWGTRAGFILAAIGSAVGLGNIWRFPYMVASNGGGAFMIVFLIAMLTAGIPIMILEFSIGHKTHKSAPGALKALNPSWEWLGWLQVFTCFAIVIYYSVIIAWSLSYGLFSIQGLKWGTDTAGFFTNEYLKLQSGFSLGNFNIGVAIPLIIVWVIILISVIGGVKDGIEKANKIFMPLLAVLVVIILIRGITLPGALSGLDYMFKPDFSKLTNPKIWIDAYGQVFYSMSVAFGIMITYSSYLPDDSDIANNAFMTGFADTSFSLFAGITVFSIIGYMAHSQGKAVADVAGSGGIGLAFIVFPEAINSLPGLNGIFGLVFFLVLSFAGLTSAISLAEVVISSFIDKFHFNRKKVSIIIIVIQGAISMIYATGSGLSILDIVDAFVNNYNIVVSGLIEIILVAWVYKLGSFKETINAVSEFKIGVWWDFCLKFLTPIFLAVMLSLKLINDFKTPYSGYPTWALIALGWSMPVIAFIVGILFAKFKDRQPKINN; encoded by the coding sequence ATGAGTCATCATCATAGAGGACAATGGGGAACAAGAGCAGGTTTTATCCTTGCTGCAATAGGTTCCGCTGTTGGTTTGGGTAATATATGGCGTTTCCCGTATATGGTTGCATCTAATGGCGGCGGAGCTTTTATGATAGTTTTTCTTATAGCTATGCTTACAGCAGGCATACCTATAATGATATTAGAGTTTTCTATAGGTCATAAAACTCATAAAAGTGCACCTGGTGCTTTAAAAGCATTAAATCCGTCTTGGGAATGGTTAGGCTGGCTGCAAGTATTTACCTGTTTTGCAATAGTTATTTATTATTCTGTTATTATTGCTTGGTCATTATCCTACGGTTTATTTTCTATTCAAGGATTAAAATGGGGAACTGATACAGCCGGATTTTTTACTAATGAATATTTAAAACTTCAAAGCGGTTTCTCACTTGGTAATTTTAATATTGGTGTTGCAATACCTCTAATTATTGTTTGGGTTATAATACTTATTTCTGTTATCGGCGGTGTTAAAGATGGTATAGAAAAAGCGAATAAAATATTTATGCCTTTATTAGCTGTTTTAGTAGTAATTATTCTTATCAGAGGCATAACTTTACCTGGTGCTTTATCCGGACTTGATTATATGTTTAAGCCCGATTTCTCTAAACTTACTAACCCTAAAATTTGGATAGATGCTTACGGACAAGTGTTTTATAGTATGTCTGTTGCTTTTGGTATAATGATAACATATTCAAGCTATCTTCCAGATGATTCTGATATAGCAAACAATGCATTTATGACAGGTTTTGCTGATACTAGCTTTAGTTTATTTGCTGGTATAACAGTATTTAGTATAATAGGTTATATGGCTCATTCACAAGGAAAAGCTGTTGCTGATGTAGCTGGAAGCGGCGGTATAGGTTTGGCATTTATAGTATTTCCAGAAGCTATTAATTCTCTTCCGGGTTTAAATGGAATATTCGGACTAGTATTTTTCTTAGTTCTTTCGTTTGCCGGTCTTACTTCTGCTATTTCGCTTGCTGAGGTAGTTATATCTTCATTCATAGATAAATTCCATTTTAACAGAAAAAAAGTAAGTATTATCATCATTGTAATACAAGGTGCCATATCTATGATATATGCTACTGGAAGCGGACTTTCTATACTTGATATAGTAGATGCTTTTGTAAACAATTACAATATTGTAGTAAGCGGACTTATAGAAATTATATTGGTTGCTTGGGTATATAAACTTGGCTCATTTAAAGAGACTATTAATGCTGTAAGTGAGTTTAAAATAGGCGTTTGGTGGGATTTCTGTTTGAAATTCTTAACTCCTATATTCCTAGCTGTAATGCTTTCATTAAAATTGATAAATGATTTTAAAACCCCTTACAGCGGCTATCCTACTTGGGCTTTAATTGCTTTAGGCTGGTCTATGCCTGTTATAGCATTTATAGTAGGTATATTATTTGCTAAGTTTAAAGACAGACAGCCTAAAATAAATAATTAA
- a CDS encoding bifunctional 3,4-dihydroxy-2-butanone-4-phosphate synthase/GTP cyclohydrolase II, translating into MENIYSTIDEALEDLRNGKIIVVSDDEDRENEGDLICAAEFATTENINFMATYAKGLICMPMSKELTNKLNLNQMVTKNTDNHETAFTVSIDHVETTTGISAVERSITALKVVDENARPEDFRRPGHMFPLLAKDGGVLVRMGHTEATVDLMRLAGLKECGLCCEIMRDDGDMMRRDDLIDFAKKHNLKMITVSDLIDYRKKNEDLMELYAKAKMPTKYGEFEILTFVNKITKEHHVVLTMGDISSGEDVLCRVHSECLTGDALGSKRCDCGEQYDYAMRKIASEGRGIMVYMRQEGRGIGLVNKLRAYELQDSGLDTVDANIALGFRDDMREYYEAYQMLKNLGIKSIKIMTNNPDKIKYLNNYGLEIKDRVPIQIEASEYDAFYLKTKKERMGHILD; encoded by the coding sequence ATGGAAAATATTTACAGCACTATTGATGAGGCTTTAGAAGATTTAAGAAACGGAAAAATAATAGTTGTTTCCGATGACGAAGATAGAGAAAATGAGGGCGATTTAATCTGTGCGGCTGAGTTTGCTACTACAGAAAATATAAACTTCATGGCTACTTATGCTAAAGGTTTAATATGCATGCCTATGAGTAAAGAGCTTACAAACAAACTTAATTTAAATCAAATGGTTACAAAAAATACTGATAATCATGAAACAGCTTTTACAGTATCTATTGACCATGTTGAAACTACTACTGGTATTTCAGCAGTAGAAAGATCAATCACAGCTTTAAAAGTAGTTGATGAAAATGCAAGACCAGAAGATTTCAGACGCCCGGGACATATGTTTCCATTACTTGCAAAAGACGGAGGAGTACTTGTAAGAATGGGGCATACTGAGGCTACTGTCGATTTGATGAGACTTGCAGGACTTAAAGAATGCGGTTTATGCTGCGAGATTATGAGAGATGACGGCGATATGATGAGAAGAGATGATTTGATTGATTTCGCTAAAAAACATAATCTTAAAATGATAACTGTTTCTGATTTGATAGACTACAGAAAAAAGAATGAAGACTTGATGGAGCTTTATGCTAAGGCTAAAATGCCTACTAAATACGGAGAGTTTGAAATACTTACTTTCGTAAATAAAATAACAAAAGAACATCATGTAGTTTTAACTATGGGAGACATTTCAAGCGGAGAAGATGTGCTTTGCAGGGTGCATTCTGAATGTTTGACAGGCGATGCATTAGGTTCTAAAAGATGTGATTGCGGAGAGCAGTATGATTATGCTATGAGAAAAATTGCTTCTGAAGGCAGAGGTATAATGGTATATATGCGTCAGGAAGGCAGAGGAATAGGACTTGTTAATAAATTAAGAGCTTATGAGCTTCAAGACAGCGGACTTGATACAGTAGATGCGAATATAGCTTTGGGTTTTAGAGATGATATGCGTGAATATTATGAGGCTTATCAAATGCTTAAAAATTTGGGAATTAAGAGCATAAAAATAATGACTAATAACCCAGATAAGATAAAGTATTTGAATAATTACGGACTTGAAATAAAAGACAGAGTGCCTATACAAATAGAGGCTTCAGAGTATGATGCATTTTATTTAAAGACTAAAAAAGAGCGTATGGGACATATATTAGATTAA
- a CDS encoding riboflavin synthase: MFTGIVEEIGIVKSVQSKVITIEASKIFDDLHLGDSVAVNGTCLTVSSFDNKIFNADVTQETLNRTNLGSLKNGSRVNLERAMTLSGRFGGHIVSGHIDGVGSIKSMKKDDNAIILTIEVPRQLMKYIVEKGSVAVDGISLTVASLTDNTFSIAVIPHTLKETVLYYKKEGDKVNIENDVIGKYVERLLTFKEDDKENSNDSKKSNITMEFLLKNGF, encoded by the coding sequence ATGTTTACTGGTATAGTTGAAGAAATAGGAATTGTTAAATCGGTACAAAGCAAAGTTATTACAATAGAAGCAAGCAAAATATTTGATGATTTGCATTTGGGTGATAGTGTTGCTGTTAATGGTACTTGTTTAACTGTGTCTAGTTTTGATAATAAGATATTCAATGCTGATGTTACTCAGGAGACTTTGAACCGTACTAATTTGGGAAGTTTAAAAAACGGAAGCAGAGTTAATCTTGAAAGAGCAATGACTTTAAGCGGAAGATTCGGCGGTCATATAGTAAGCGGGCATATTGACGGAGTAGGAAGCATTAAGTCTATGAAAAAAGATGATAATGCTATTATACTTACTATTGAAGTACCTAGACAATTAATGAAATATATAGTAGAGAAAGGCTCTGTTGCTGTTGATGGAATAAGTTTGACGGTGGCAAGTTTAACTGATAATACTTTTTCTATAGCTGTTATTCCTCATACATTAAAGGAAACTGTACTTTATTATAAAAAAGAGGGTGATAAGGTTAATATAGAAAATGATGTTATAGGCAAGTATGTTGAAAGGCTTTTAACATTTAAAGAAGATGATAAAGAAAATAGTAATGACAGTAAAAAATCCAATATCACAATGGAGTTTTTGCTTAAGAACGGATTTTAA
- the ribD gene encoding bifunctional diaminohydroxyphosphoribosylaminopyrimidine deaminase/5-amino-6-(5-phosphoribosylamino)uracil reductase RibD, whose product MQQNTHEKYMRMAIEEAKKGEGFTSPNPLVGAVIVKDDKIIGIGYHQKYGENHAEINAFLDAQKKGEDVEGAAIYVTLEPCSHYGKTPPCADAIIKNKIKKVIIGCVDSNPKVAGNGIKKLKDAGIEVVVNVLEEECRKLNEVFFYYIANKRPFVVMKYAMTIDGKIASSSGKSKWITSEKAREHSHRFRNKYSAIMVGINTVIEDNPTLNCRLPNTRNPIRIILDSSLKIDLNSNICKTAKEIKTFIATISNDEKKIKEIESLGIEIIKTESDNGRVNLKELMKILGEDKNIDSVYVEGGASLHASLIEERLVNKVLVYIAPKIFGGIKAKSPIGGEGIDDPNNAFKLIGGDITKIDEDLFLEYYIN is encoded by the coding sequence ATGCAGCAAAATACGCATGAAAAATATATGAGAATGGCTATTGAAGAGGCAAAAAAAGGAGAAGGTTTTACCAGTCCTAATCCTTTGGTTGGTGCTGTAATAGTGAAAGATGATAAAATTATAGGTATAGGTTATCATCAAAAATACGGTGAAAATCATGCTGAAATTAACGCTTTTCTTGATGCCCAAAAAAAAGGAGAAGATGTTGAAGGGGCTGCTATATATGTAACTTTAGAGCCTTGTTCGCATTACGGTAAAACTCCTCCTTGTGCTGATGCTATTATAAAAAATAAAATAAAAAAAGTTATTATAGGCTGCGTGGATTCTAATCCTAAAGTTGCTGGTAACGGTATAAAAAAATTAAAAGATGCTGGAATTGAGGTGGTAGTTAATGTACTTGAAGAAGAGTGCAGAAAATTAAATGAAGTGTTTTTTTATTATATAGCAAATAAAAGACCTTTTGTTGTGATGAAATATGCTATGACTATAGACGGTAAAATTGCATCGTCAAGCGGAAAGTCAAAATGGATAACTTCAGAAAAAGCAAGAGAGCATTCTCATAGATTTAGAAATAAGTACTCTGCCATAATGGTTGGAATAAATACTGTAATAGAAGATAATCCTACTCTTAATTGCAGACTTCCAAATACTAGAAACCCTATAAGGATAATTTTAGATAGTTCTCTAAAAATAGATTTGAACTCTAATATTTGTAAAACTGCAAAAGAAATAAAAACTTTTATAGCTACTATTAGTAATGATGAAAAAAAAATAAAAGAGATTGAAAGTTTAGGAATTGAAATAATAAAAACAGAAAGTGATAATGGAAGAGTAAACTTAAAAGAATTAATGAAAATATTAGGTGAAGATAAAAATATTGATAGTGTGTATGTAGAGGGAGGTGCTTCTTTGCATGCTAGTTTGATAGAAGAAAGATTGGTAAATAAGGTTTTAGTTTATATAGCACCAAAGATATTTGGAGGCATTAAAGCAAAAAGCCCTATAGGCGGAGAAGGTATAGATGACCCTAATAATGCTTTTAAACTTATAGGCGGAGATATAACAAAAATAGATGAGGATTTATTTTTGGAGTATTATATAAATTAA
- a CDS encoding very short patch repair endonuclease translates to MADNKTHEERSKNMSNIKSENTRPENIVRKYLFKNGFRYRKNDKRYPGKPDIVLPKYHTIIFVNGCFWHMHNCSRGRMPLSNQNYWIPKIKRNIERDKNNIANLESMGWKVIVVWECELKNKIAEERLKKLCEEIRINYNN, encoded by the coding sequence ATGGCTGATAATAAAACTCATGAAGAAAGAAGCAAAAATATGTCTAATATAAAAAGTGAAAATACAAGGCCCGAAAATATTGTAAGAAAATATCTTTTTAAGAATGGGTTCAGATATAGAAAGAATGATAAAAGATACCCAGGAAAACCTGATATAGTACTTCCAAAATATCATACAATTATTTTTGTAAACGGCTGTTTTTGGCATATGCATAACTGCTCAAGAGGAAGAATGCCTCTTTCTAATCAAAACTACTGGATACCTAAAATTAAACGTAATATAGAAAGAGATAAAAATAATATAGCGAACCTTGAATCAATGGGATGGAAGGTTATTGTGGTTTGGGAATGTGAATTAAAAAATAAAATTGCAGAAGAAAGACTTAAAAAATTATGTGAAGAAATAAGAATAAATTATAATAATTAA
- a CDS encoding NgoFVII family restriction endonuclease: MINFFELDKKENKNYVKLIQSVSKLSRLYSDSSSPYIYYRAMENLFCFCFNAKNLSRSDTAFDAKIYDTGIGLKTFLGENKNYSFEKIAEFNKNSSMIREKTDDKDLAEFLANLRNERIKLAKDIYGISQSQYHIIARRKNLLLFFETDYDEIDISNLRIEKEKGSKNEKSLDFTDGNHLYKFNFSKSTLFRKFDIPQNCHTAEAVIFENPAKLLLSIDEIDYDKISIESEQKLEYVILPLYTVKNKIKIVQERSALNQWNACGRKRDPNEVYIAIPALVRNHFPNFFPERDIPFILKTPLGEVLNAKVCQDNNKALMTNPNKALSNWLLRDVLKLKEFELASISKLEFLGIDSVIVTKEKEGEYSIDVQSWGSYEKFAEKLNADEI, encoded by the coding sequence ATGATTAATTTTTTTGAACTGGATAAGAAAGAAAATAAAAATTATGTAAAATTAATACAGTCAGTATCTAAACTTTCAAGACTATACAGCGACAGCAGCAGTCCCTATATATATTACAGAGCTATGGAAAATTTATTCTGCTTTTGTTTCAATGCTAAAAATTTAAGCCGTTCTGATACTGCATTTGATGCCAAAATATATGATACAGGTATAGGATTAAAAACTTTTCTAGGAGAAAACAAGAATTACAGTTTTGAAAAAATAGCAGAATTTAATAAAAATTCAAGTATGATTAGAGAGAAAACAGATGATAAAGATCTTGCTGAGTTTTTAGCAAATCTTAGAAATGAAAGAATTAAACTTGCTAAAGATATTTACGGTATATCTCAGTCTCAGTATCATATTATAGCTAGAAGAAAAAATTTACTGCTGTTTTTTGAAACAGATTATGATGAAATTGATATATCAAATTTAAGAATTGAAAAAGAAAAAGGCAGTAAAAATGAAAAATCTTTAGATTTTACAGATGGAAATCATTTGTATAAATTTAATTTTTCAAAAAGTACATTGTTTAGAAAATTTGATATACCGCAAAACTGTCATACAGCAGAAGCTGTAATATTTGAAAATCCTGCTAAACTTCTTCTTTCCATAGATGAAATTGACTATGATAAAATTTCAATTGAGTCAGAACAAAAACTAGAATATGTTATTCTTCCTTTATATACGGTAAAAAATAAGATAAAAATAGTTCAGGAAAGATCTGCACTTAATCAATGGAATGCATGCGGAAGGAAAAGGGATCCTAATGAAGTATATATAGCTATACCTGCATTGGTAAGAAATCATTTTCCAAATTTTTTTCCAGAAAGAGATATTCCTTTTATTCTTAAAACTCCTCTTGGCGAAGTCTTAAATGCTAAAGTATGTCAGGATAATAACAAGGCTCTTATGACAAATCCTAATAAAGCATTAAGCAATTGGCTTCTTAGAGATGTGTTAAAATTAAAAGAATTTGAGCTTGCTTCAATTAGTAAACTAGAATTTTTAGGTATTGATTCTGTAATAGTTACTAAAGAAAAAGAAGGCGAGTATTCCATAGATGTACAAAGCTGGGGAAGCTATGAAAAATTTGCAGAAAAATTAAATGCAGATGAAATTTAA
- the dcm gene encoding DNA cytosine methyltransferase has protein sequence MYRFIDLFAGVGGFHLAFNSENCVFASEIDINARETYKLNFPDTVLEGDITEIDEKNIPEHDILCAGFPCQPFSVAGYRKGFDDTRGTLFFDIARIIKYHKPKAILLENVKNLENHDNGNTLKTIINTLRNLNYYVSYKVLNSAEYSNIPQNRERIFIAAFSKEKVCSYSNFKFPEPVELTKTIHDFIDHEKQDDIYYYNSTKYYKIFNENIINKDTVYQWRRHYVRENKSNLCPTLTANMGEGGHNVPIIRDNYGIRKLTPRECFNFQGYPKDFKLPKQSNSKLYKQAGNSIVYPLVKKIADNILKVIDC, from the coding sequence ATGTACAGATTTATTGATTTATTTGCAGGAGTCGGAGGATTTCATTTAGCTTTTAATTCCGAAAATTGTGTTTTTGCAAGCGAAATAGATATTAATGCAAGAGAGACATATAAATTAAATTTTCCTGATACTGTACTTGAAGGAGATATTACAGAGATAGATGAAAAAAATATTCCGGAACATGATATACTTTGTGCAGGATTCCCATGCCAGCCTTTTTCTGTAGCAGGATATAGAAAAGGTTTTGATGATACAAGAGGTACATTATTTTTTGATATAGCAAGAATAATAAAATATCATAAACCTAAAGCTATACTTCTTGAAAACGTAAAAAATTTAGAAAACCATGATAACGGAAATACATTAAAAACAATAATAAATACTTTAAGAAATTTAAACTACTATGTTTCATATAAAGTATTAAATTCAGCAGAATATTCAAACATACCGCAGAATAGAGAAAGAATATTTATTGCAGCTTTCAGCAAAGAAAAAGTATGCAGTTATTCTAATTTTAAATTTCCTGAACCTGTAGAACTTACTAAAACTATTCATGATTTTATAGACCATGAAAAACAGGATGATATATATTATTATAACAGCACAAAATATTATAAAATTTTTAATGAAAATATTATAAATAAAGATACAGTATACCAATGGAGAAGACATTATGTAAGAGAAAACAAATCAAATCTTTGTCCTACTTTAACTGCCAATATGGGAGAAGGAGGACATAATGTTCCAATAATACGTGACAATTATGGTATAAGAAAATTAACCCCTAGAGAATGCTTCAATTTTCAGGGATACCCTAAAGATTTTAAACTTCCTAAACAATCAAATTCTAAATTATATAAGCAGGCGGGAAATTCAATAGTTTATCCTTTAGTAAAAAAAATAGCAGATAATATTCTTAAGGTTATAGACTGTTAA
- a CDS encoding fructose-bisphosphatase class III: MRDRDYLELLSQKYPTIDDASVEIINLEAISKLPKGTEYFLSDIHGESDGFEYLLGTSSGVIREKIELLFRNTLPEHDRVELQILIVDTKNVVNNKSSEKEFADWCRITIYRLIRICKLVTSKYTRSKIRKKMPSNFAYILDELLQTDSEENKENYYFSIINSIIEVSAADKFISALCQLIRQCSVDRLHIVGDIYDRGPHPDKVMESIMTFNEVDIAWGNHDIHWMGAAKGSLICVANAVRLAIRYNNFDLLEYSYGINLRSLSSFANDVYKDDPCEVFKPNTLDKNIYDEVDKDLAAKMHKAISIIQFKLECQLIKRHPNYGMDDRILLDKIDYDKGTITINSKTYELKDKNFPTIDKNNPFELSEGENTLIQTLAFSFANSHTLQRHINYMYAKGSIYKIFNGNLLYHGCIPTKDDGSFDEVYIDAQYLSGRKYLKQVEDKVRKAFYCEAGSEEQLNALDYCWYLWCGPKSPLFGKNKMTTFERYFIDDKEIHKESYNPYYYYIDKKEYCENILKEFDLDIEMSHIVNGHVPVKTHKGESPIKGGGHLLVIDGGLSKAYHKSTGIGGYTLISNSNMMMIAEHRPFNEVVESGFKLTPKSIIVERFIRRITVGETDIGKELSKRIDDLHELLSAYRSGIVKEKM, from the coding sequence ATGAGGGATAGAGACTATTTAGAATTATTATCGCAAAAATATCCTACTATAGATGACGCTTCTGTTGAAATTATAAACTTAGAAGCTATTTCAAAACTTCCTAAAGGAACAGAATATTTTTTAAGTGATATTCATGGAGAATCTGACGGATTTGAATATCTGCTTGGAACTTCTTCTGGGGTTATACGCGAGAAAATAGAGCTTCTTTTTAGAAATACTTTACCTGAACATGACAGAGTGGAGCTTCAAATATTAATTGTAGACACAAAAAATGTTGTTAATAATAAATCATCTGAAAAAGAATTTGCTGATTGGTGCAGAATTACTATATACAGACTTATTAGAATATGCAAACTTGTTACAAGCAAATATACAAGATCCAAAATACGTAAGAAAATGCCTTCAAACTTCGCGTACATATTAGATGAACTGCTTCAGACAGATTCTGAAGAAAATAAAGAAAATTACTACTTCTCAATAATAAACTCTATTATAGAAGTTTCAGCAGCTGATAAATTTATATCCGCACTTTGTCAGCTTATAAGGCAATGCAGTGTAGATAGGCTTCATATAGTAGGGGATATTTATGACAGGGGACCTCACCCAGATAAGGTAATGGAAAGCATAATGACTTTTAATGAAGTGGATATTGCTTGGGGTAATCATGATATACATTGGATGGGGGCTGCTAAAGGAAGTTTGATTTGCGTTGCTAATGCTGTGCGTTTGGCTATAAGGTATAATAATTTTGATTTGCTTGAATACAGTTATGGAATTAATTTAAGATCTCTATCTTCTTTTGCAAATGATGTTTATAAAGATGATCCATGCGAAGTATTTAAGCCTAATACATTAGACAAAAATATTTATGATGAAGTTGATAAAGATTTAGCCGCCAAAATGCATAAGGCTATATCTATAATACAATTTAAACTTGAATGTCAGCTTATTAAAAGACACCCTAATTATGGAATGGATGACAGAATACTCCTTGATAAAATTGATTATGATAAAGGTACAATTACAATAAACTCAAAAACTTATGAGCTAAAAGATAAAAATTTCCCTACTATAGATAAAAATAATCCATTTGAGCTTAGTGAAGGCGAAAATACATTGATACAAACTCTTGCTTTTTCTTTTGCGAACAGCCATACTTTACAAAGACATATTAATTATATGTATGCTAAAGGAAGCATATACAAAATATTTAATGGAAATCTTCTTTACCATGGATGCATACCTACAAAAGATGACGGCTCTTTTGATGAGGTTTATATAGACGCTCAGTATTTATCTGGAAGAAAATATTTAAAACAGGTAGAAGACAAAGTAAGAAAAGCATTCTACTGTGAAGCAGGAAGTGAGGAGCAGTTAAATGCACTTGATTACTGCTGGTATTTATGGTGCGGTCCTAAATCGCCTCTTTTTGGTAAAAATAAAATGACTACTTTTGAAAGGTATTTTATAGATGATAAAGAAATACATAAAGAAAGTTACAATCCGTACTATTATTATATAGATAAAAAAGAATACTGCGAAAATATATTAAAAGAATTTGACCTTGATATAGAAATGTCTCATATAGTTAATGGGCATGTTCCAGTAAAAACTCATAAAGGAGAAAGCCCTATAAAAGGAGGAGGGCATCTTTTAGTTATAGACGGCGGGCTTTCAAAGGCATATCATAAAAGCACTGGAATAGGTGGATACACTCTAATATCAAATTCAAATATGATGATGATAGCTGAGCATAGACCTTTTAATGAGGTTGTAGAGTCTGGATTTAAATTAACTCCGAAATCTATAATTGTAGAGCGTTTTATAAGACGTATTACAGTTGGAGAAACTGATATAGGCAAAGAGCTTTCAAAACGTATTGATGATTTGCATGAGCTTTTATCGGCATACAGAAGCGGTATAGTAAAAGAAAAAATGTAA
- a CDS encoding outer membrane beta-barrel protein — protein MRKIILILILAVSLSHINAFAASGFEAILNVPLGLSVGIPNGTYETDVLKSQAGFDSGITAQLGYMIGLGKIGISILGELGYSYDSYRIYMSSSLNNNNKMDVYGSIYTHNFQIGILPKINIGQFAIGLGAGVKIPISAVNEVKTDYTILGFEDSSTVSSKLNRNDIENGYDKNVIPYIKATFDYSFFFTSKIALNVGAYLGYDFGLANKNPIDGEYTGIDSFDIGLQLGLRFAPKL, from the coding sequence ATGAGAAAAATAATTCTAATACTTATTTTAGCGGTATCATTGAGCCATATCAATGCATTTGCAGCAAGCGGTTTTGAAGCCATATTAAATGTTCCTTTGGGACTTTCGGTTGGTATACCTAATGGTACTTATGAAACGGATGTTTTAAAAAGTCAGGCAGGTTTTGATTCTGGAATAACTGCTCAGCTTGGTTATATGATTGGTTTAGGCAAAATAGGTATTAGTATTTTGGGGGAACTTGGATATAGTTATGACAGTTATAGAATATATATGTCTTCATCGCTAAACAATAATAATAAAATGGACGTGTATGGAAGCATATATACACATAACTTCCAAATAGGAATACTGCCTAAAATAAATATAGGACAATTTGCTATAGGATTAGGAGCTGGTGTAAAAATACCTATATCAGCAGTTAATGAAGTGAAAACGGATTATACAATATTGGGTTTTGAAGATAGTTCAACTGTAAGTTCAAAATTAAATAGAAATGATATAGAAAATGGTTATGATAAAAACGTAATACCATATATTAAAGCTACTTTTGACTACTCTTTCTTCTTCACTTCCAAAATTGCCCTAAATGTTGGTGCTTATTTAGGATATGATTTCGGCTTGGCTAACAAAAATCCTATAGACGGAGAGTATACTGGAATAGACAGTTTTGATATAGGTTTGCAGTTGGGTTTGAGATTTGCCCCTAAATTGTAA